In Zingiber officinale cultivar Zhangliang chromosome 3B, Zo_v1.1, whole genome shotgun sequence, a single window of DNA contains:
- the LOC121968078 gene encoding protein RGF1 INDUCIBLE TRANSCRIPTION FACTOR 1-like — translation MMMRRVAASLVPPWLETLLSTNFFSACALHTEAPRSECNMFCLDCGGAASSFCFYCRSDSHSGHRVIQIRRSSYHDVVRVAEIQKVLDISGVQTYVINSARVLFLNKRPQPHGGGGRVGGASSSSSSPHICEICARSLLDLFRFCSLGCKLVGIKRNGDATFLLTPGDDEAAEGGGGAGGGESSTTAAADESKAGRRGRWVGGSREGAGHDIRGPAPPPPPPAASRRRKGIPHRAPFAS, via the exons ATGATGATGAGGCGGGTGGCGGCGTCGTTGGTGCCGCCGTGGCTGGAGACCCTGCTCTCCACGAATTTCTTCTCCGCTTGCGCTCTACACACGGAGGCGCCCCGCAGCGAGTGCAACATGTTCTGCCTTGACTGCGGCGGTGCCGCTTCCTCCTTCTGCTTCTATTGCCGCTCGGATAGCCACTCTGGTCACCGCGTCATTCAG ATACGGCGGTCGTCGTACCACGACGTGGTACGGGTCGCAGAGATCCAGAAGGTATTGGACATCAGCGGCGTCCAGACCTACGTCATCAACAGCGCGAGGGTGCTGTTTCTTAATAAGCGGCCGCAGCCACACGGCGGCGGGGGGCGGGTCGGCGGcgcatcctcctcctcctcttcccctCACATATGCGAGATCTGCGCCCGCTCCCTCCTCGACCTTTTCCGCTTCTGCTCCCTCGGTTGCAAG TTGGTGGGCATAAAGCGGAACGGAGACGCAACCTTCTTGCTCACTCCCGGCGACGACGAGGCGGCCGAAGGCGGCGGCGGGGCCGGAGGCGGGGAGTCATCAACGACGGCGGCGGCGGACGAGAGCAAGGCCGGGCGGAGAGGGAGGTGGGTGGGCGGATCGCGAGAAGGAGCAGGGCACGACATCCGCGGCCCTGCGCCCCCTCCGCCGCCGCCGGCCGCCTCGAGGAGGCGGAAGGGCATCCCGCACCGCGCCCCTTTTGCCTCCTGA